The region CCGCACGGAGGTATAGCGATAGGATTTGATCGCCTTGTGATGCTGGCTACTAAATCAACCAGCATTCGCGACGTCATCGCATTCCCTAAAACACAGCGCGCACAATGCCCTATGACAAAAGCGCCAAGCGAAGCAAATTCCGAGCAACTTCGAGAGCTTGGACTTAGACTAAGAGAAAAAACCAACTAAGGAAATTTGATGAAAAAACTATTTTTAATAATCGGAGCACCGGGAAGCGGTAAGACAACAGACGCAAATTTGATCGCAAAAGGCGATGAAAGCTTTACTCACTACTCCACGGGCGATCTGCTTAGAGAAGAAGTTGCCAGCGGAAGCGAGCTGGGCAAACTTATCGACAGCTACATCTCAAAAGGAAATTTAGTCCCTCTTGAAGTGGTCGTAAATGCGATAATAAGCGCTATAAAAAGCTCCAAAACACCAAATGTCGTGCTTGACGGATATCCTAGAAGTGTTGAACAGATGAGTGAGCTTGATAAAGTCCTCTCTGCGCAAAATGAAATCGCGCTAAAAGGCGTTATCGAAGTTGCCGTTAGCGAAGATGTAGCCAGAGAGCGTGTGCTTGGACGTGCAAGAGGCGCCGATGATAACAACGAAGTCTTTAATAACCGCATGAAAGTATATCTTGAGCCAATCGGCGCAATTCGTGAATTTTATTCAAGCAAAAATTTGCTTCACGAGATAAACGGCGAAAGAACGATCGATGAGATCGTAGATGATATGAGAAAGCTTATTTTAAATTTACTCTAATGAAAAAGCTTATTATCGCTGCGCTTATGACGCTACTGGCAGGGTGTGGATTAACAAACACTTCAATAGAAGCCAGCTATACTAAGTGCAGCGATAACGCAAGTAAAGCCATTGAACGCAAGATAGATAAATTCTTAAAAAACACCAAGGCAAGTGATATAAATTTGGATTTTGTTTGTGAAATCGGTGAGGGTAGCGATGAAATTAGCGCACCTACTTATTTGATATTAATCCGAGAAAAAGCCCCAAATTCTTATTAACCTTTTCTTAACAAATTCCCATTACAATTTGACTTAATTTATAACAAATTTCACAGATAGTTATAATAAGAGCAACAAAAGTCGGCTCCACGGAGCTTAAAAAATAAAAATTTAAAAGGATAAAACAATGTTAAAGAAAATCACTATTTCAGCTCTTTTGGCTAGCTCGCTTCTAGCAAGCGGAGGATTTACGGGTGCTAACGCCAACACTACGCAAAATCAAGGCGGATTTACCGGCAAGGGAAGTGCGACTTTAATGAGCGTAAAAGAGGCTTTAAATTTAAGAGATGACGCCCCTGTCATACTTGAAGGTAAAATAAGATCGCAAATCAGAGCCGAACACTACGAATTTGTAGGTAAAAGCGGCGATGTAGTCGAGATAGAAATAGACAATCACATCTGGAAAGGCGTAACGGTAGATGAAAACACGCCTATAAGAATAACGGGCAAAGTCGATAAAGATCTTACAAAAACAACAATAGACGTAAAATCTGTTGAAATAATAAAATAACCAACCATACACTCTAAAGCCTTTTTTAAAACTCAAATTTTGCAAAGAGGGCTTTAGGGCAAATTTGATTTGCAACTCACCAAAACAGCCATATAACTTATCATAGCTTTACAAAGGCTAATTTAAACCAAAACTTTAAAACCGCCTCATCTCAATGTCTATTAGATTTAATCTCAAACCTGCTTTATCAAGTATCATAAATCAACTTATACCAAAGCCGATATCAAGTGCAGGCTGTCAAATTTAACTTAAATAAAAGCCGCAAATAAGTATAATCACACGCAAATAAACCAAGGAGCAAACATGGATATATCAAAAATCAAAGCGGGCTCAAATCCCGATAAAATCAATGCCGTAATCGAAATCCCATACGGCTCAAACATAAAATATGAAATTTGCAAAGACAGCGGTGCGGTTTTCGTTGATCGAGTACTGTATTCTGCGATGTTTTACCCTGCAAACTACGGCTTCGTACCAAACACGCTAGCAGAGGACGGCGATCCTGCCGATATCTTGGTGCTTAACGAGTATCCTTTGCAAGCCGGCAGTGTCATCCCTTGCCGATTGATCGGAGTTCTCGTGATGGAAGATGAGGCGGGAATGGACGAAAAACTTCTTGCGGTTCCTGTTAGCAAAATAGATCCAAGATACGAGAATATAAAAACATACAAAGACCTTCCTGAAGCGACGTTAAATAAGATAAAAAACTTCTTTGAAACCTATAAAATGCTTGAACCGAACAAATGGGTAAAAGTAAAAGAGTTTAAGTGTGCCGATACGGCAAAAGAAATTTTAGATAAAGCGATAAAAAGCTATAAATAATATAAGCCCCTAAATTTGGGGCTTTAAAAGGTAAAATTTGAAACAAATACTACTTATACTAACAGCTTGCGCCTCATTACTTGCCGCCTCACAAGAAAGAGGCGTCATAGATATGCACGGAGGCAAAACTCAAAAATACGGCGGATTTTCAAAGAAATTTGAACACAAAAAACCGGCAGACTCCAATACTACAAAATAAATTTTAAAATAAAACAATAAATAGCAATCATGCTGTTTATTGTTTTATCTACATCCATAAAATTTGATATATAAATCATTTAATATCTTGATAAAATTTTAAAGAAGTAAAATATAGAATTATATATTTAAACTTGCATTCTTTAAGATATAAACTACAACAATAAATTTATTATTTAAAAAGTTATAATAAGAGATAATTGTCGGTAATTTTATGAGAATGATTTTTAATATTTCCATATAAAAATCATATTACCAAAGTTAATCAATTCTTAAGAAGGATAAAACCATGCAAGACTTAACTCTAATGACCAACATAGAGGATCTAAGACAAGTTTGCTACCACAATGTTCCAAAAATGTTCTACGAATACGTAGATACGGGCTCTTGGACTCAAAGAACCTACCATGAAAATCACACTGATTTTAAATCTATCAAATTCAAGCAGAAAATTTTAGTTGATATGACAAACAGGAAGCTTGAAACCAAATTGTTAGGAGAGACGGTCAAATTCCCGGCTATGACCGCTCCTGTAGGTTTTATGGGTATGATGTGGGCGGACGGCGAGATACATATGGCTAGAGCCGCACAAAAATTTGGTATACCTTTTACTCTTTCTACTATGTCGATTTGCTCTATTGAAGATCTTGTAGAAGCAGGAATAGAGCCGTTTTGGTTTCAACTTTATGTTATGCGCGATAGGGATTTTATGAAAGATCTCATAAGAAGAGCTAAAGACGCTAAATGCTCTGCCTTAATGGTAACTGTTGATTTGCAAGTACTGGGAAATAGACATCGCGATATCAAAAACGGTCTTTCTACTCCGCCGAAATTCACAATACCGAATTTAATAAATTTAAGCACTAAAATACCATGGGGATTAAGATATCTTAAAAATAGAAGATGGACATTTAGAAACATCGCCGGACACGCCAAGAACGTAAGCGATTTAAGCTCGCTTAGCTCTTGGACCAAAGAGCAGTTTGATCCGAGTTTAAACTGGAGCGATATAGAAGAGATTAAAAATTTAT is a window of Campylobacter sp. CCUG 57310 DNA encoding:
- a CDS encoding adenylate kinase; amino-acid sequence: MKKLFLIIGAPGSGKTTDANLIAKGDESFTHYSTGDLLREEVASGSELGKLIDSYISKGNLVPLEVVVNAIISAIKSSKTPNVVLDGYPRSVEQMSELDKVLSAQNEIALKGVIEVAVSEDVARERVLGRARGADDNNEVFNNRMKVYLEPIGAIREFYSSKNLLHEINGERTIDEIVDDMRKLILNLL
- a CDS encoding alpha-hydroxy acid oxidase — encoded protein: MQDLTLMTNIEDLRQVCYHNVPKMFYEYVDTGSWTQRTYHENHTDFKSIKFKQKILVDMTNRKLETKLLGETVKFPAMTAPVGFMGMMWADGEIHMARAAQKFGIPFTLSTMSICSIEDLVEAGIEPFWFQLYVMRDRDFMKDLIRRAKDAKCSALMVTVDLQVLGNRHRDIKNGLSTPPKFTIPNLINLSTKIPWGLRYLKNRRWTFRNIAGHAKNVSDLSSLSSWTKEQFDPSLNWSDIEEIKNLWGGKLILKGIMLPEDAENAVKHGADAIIVSNHGGRQMDDTISSIKALPDIVSAVGDKTEVWIDSGFYSGQDMLKAWAIGAKGIMLGRAPVYGLGAYGEAGVTRALKILYDEMDTTMAFAGHRNIQNVTSDILIPGTYPTPIFRK
- a CDS encoding YgiW/YdeI family stress tolerance OB fold protein, translated to MLKKITISALLASSLLASGGFTGANANTTQNQGGFTGKGSATLMSVKEALNLRDDAPVILEGKIRSQIRAEHYEFVGKSGDVVEIEIDNHIWKGVTVDENTPIRITGKVDKDLTKTTIDVKSVEIIK
- the ppa gene encoding inorganic diphosphatase, with protein sequence MDISKIKAGSNPDKINAVIEIPYGSNIKYEICKDSGAVFVDRVLYSAMFYPANYGFVPNTLAEDGDPADILVLNEYPLQAGSVIPCRLIGVLVMEDEAGMDEKLLAVPVSKIDPRYENIKTYKDLPEATLNKIKNFFETYKMLEPNKWVKVKEFKCADTAKEILDKAIKSYK